The Gemmatimonadaceae bacterium genome contains the following window.
GCCGTCCACGAGCCGCTGCATCAGCTCGCGAAGGTAGGCCTCGTAGAAGCTGCAGCCCGCCAGCTTGGGCGCGGCATCGCGCGTCACGGAACCCTTCACCTCGAGATGCACCGAACTGCCGACACGCGTGACCTCGCCGCCCACGTAGCGTCGGCTGATGCTGCGCACCTGCCCGAGCGCCAGCGGCCGGGCCAGCGCACCGGGCAGGATTCGGAGCAACCGTCGCGTGAAGGCGGGGGCGCGCTCGTAGGTGCGTCGCGCCATCCCGCGCCCAGCCTCGCGGAACACCGCCTCCGCGTCGGGACGGCGCCCGATCAACTTGGCGATGCCCGCCGCCTCCTCGAAGCTCACGCGCTGCCCGCGCTTGAGGGCCTCGGCGTAGCGCCGCATCTGGGCGTGCACCGTATCGCTGAGCCCGAAACGCTTCACCTTGAGTTCATCCACGAACTCGGTCTCGAGCGCGTCGTCGGGGAGGTCCACCGTGCGGATGGCCTCGAGCAGGGAGAGCGGAACAAGCGGGTCGACCGTGGCGGACATTCAGCGGGGGAGGCTGGTGGGAACCGATGGCAAAGTTAATGGCTGCGTCGTGCGGGAGGCACGGTCGGCTCTGCCACGGGTTCGGCCCAATTCGCTAGTTTCTGACGCGTGAACCCCTCCGACTTCCGCGCCGCCCTCTCACGATTCGCATCCGGTGTCACGATCATCACCGCGCGCGACGCCAAGGGACGCGATGTGGGGATGACGGTGAGCGCGTTTTCCTCGCTGTCGCTGGAGCCGCCGCTGGTGCTGGCCTGCGTGGACGACACCGCATCCGTCGCACCCGTGCTGGCGCAGTGCGAGCACTTCGCGGTCAACATCCTCGCGGCGGACCAGTCTGAGCTCTCGCGGCGCTTCGCCCGCCAGGACGTGGACCGCTTCGAGGGCATCGACCTGACACGCGGCGTTGAGGGGCTTCCGCTGCTCAGCGGCGCGCTGGCGCAGCTCAGCTGCGCCGTCGAGGCCCGCCACCCTGGCGGCGACCACACGATTCTCGTGGGTAGGGTGCTGGAGGTCGAGACGAGGGACGCGAATCCCCTGCTCTACTTCCGCGGTGCCTACGGCGAGTACCGTCGCTAGCTTCTCGGCATGAGCCTCGACCTTGAGCGCGAGCGCATTGTGCAGGCGCTGTGCTCCCACTACGCGCAGGACCATCTCACGACCGGCGAACTCGAACGACGCTTCGAGCTCGTGTACGCCGCGCAGGATCGCCAGGCCCTGGTCACCGTGCTCGAGGGCTTGCCGGCGATCTCGCGGAACGCAGCGCTGGCGCCGAACGCACCAGCGCCGATGCCGACGTATGACGCGCCGGCGCGCTCCAGCGGACTCCGCGATTCCGAGAAGCGCTACGTCGCCTTCTTCGCCGAGGTGAAGAAGGAAGGCGCCTGGCGCGCGCCGTCGTTCGCCCGCGTGCGGGCCGTGCTCGGCACGGTGGTGCTGGACCTGCGCGAGGCCGATATCCCGCCCGAGGGCATGGACATCGACGCCGAGGCCATCCTCGGCGAGGTGAAGGTGATCCTGCCGCTTGGCATCGGCGCAGACGTGGACTGCACCGCGATGCTGGCCGAGGTCGTGGACAAGGCGCAGGCAGGCGCCGCCGGCCTGCCGATGGTGCGCGTGCGAGGTGGCGCGACGCTGGGCACGATCAGTGTGGTCACCAAGCTGCCGAAGAAGGACCGGCTTGAGGAGTGGCGACTGCAACTGCGTAGTTGGTTCGGCGGGCCGTCGGACCCTCCGCGGCTTCGGTAGGCGATCGCGGCCAGCCTCGCGGCCGCCGTCCCGGCTGCTGCCTAGGGCCCCTGCGAGAGATACGCCGCCGCGTACCGCGTGATGCTCTCGTCCACCACACGCATTGCCTCCTCGCTCTTGCCCCAGCCGAGGATCTCCACGCGCTTGCCCTCAAGGTCCTTGTAGATCGCGAAGAAGTGCTCGATCTCCTTGAGCTGATGCGTCGGCAGGTCGGCGATGTCGAAGATCTCGCCGTGGAGCGGGTCGTCCGTCGGAACCGCGAGGATCTTGTCGTCGGGCTCGCCCTTGTCGAGCATGCGCAGCACGCCCACAGGGCGCACGTCAATCAGGCAGCCGGTGAAGGTCGGCTCCTTGATCATCACCAGCACGTCGAGCGGGTCGTTGTCCTCGTGGAGCGTGCGCGGGATCAGCCCGTAGTCGCCGGGATAGTGCACGGCGCTGTACAGCACACGGTCGAGCCGGAAGAGCCCGGAGTCCTTGTCGAGTTCGTACTTGTTGCGCGCGCCCTGTGGGATCTCGATCACCGCCGTCACGCGCTCGGGCGGCTGCGGCCCGGGCTCCAGGTCCTTCCAG
Protein-coding sequences here:
- a CDS encoding flavin reductase family protein — encoded protein: MNPSDFRAALSRFASGVTIITARDAKGRDVGMTVSAFSSLSLEPPLVLACVDDTASVAPVLAQCEHFAVNILAADQSELSRRFARQDVDRFEGIDLTRGVEGLPLLSGALAQLSCAVEARHPGGDHTILVGRVLEVETRDANPLLYFRGAYGEYRR
- a CDS encoding DUF1707 and DUF2154 domain-containing protein, which codes for MSLDLERERIVQALCSHYAQDHLTTGELERRFELVYAAQDRQALVTVLEGLPAISRNAALAPNAPAPMPTYDAPARSSGLRDSEKRYVAFFAEVKKEGAWRAPSFARVRAVLGTVVLDLREADIPPEGMDIDAEAILGEVKVILPLGIGADVDCTAMLAEVVDKAQAGAAGLPMVRVRGGATLGTISVVTKLPKKDRLEEWRLQLRSWFGGPSDPPRLR
- a CDS encoding inorganic diphosphatase, giving the protein MIHPWKDLEPGPQPPERVTAVIEIPQGARNKYELDKDSGLFRLDRVLYSAVHYPGDYGLIPRTLHEDNDPLDVLVMIKEPTFTGCLIDVRPVGVLRMLDKGEPDDKILAVPTDDPLHGEIFDIADLPTHQLKEIEHFFAIYKDLEGKRVEILGWGKSEEAMRVVDESITRYAAAYLSQGP